The region GGGCCATCTTCTACAGTCCCTCGTCCTGTAGAAGAATTTAGTGTCCatgattttgatgatgatgtTCCAATGGAAACCTCAACACAACACGTAGGTGTAAGTGAAGAATCTTCGGGGCGTTCAAAAAATACAAAAGTTGGTGGAAACAAAAGAGTTGGTGGGAAAAAAAGATATGCAAGGGCATTAGAAGTTGAAGAGGAGATTGTCAAGCTTGCAAGGTCGTTAGtagaaaaaaatgaaagaattgaAAAAAGTGAAATGGATAAGGATGTTGATGCGTGTATGGAGAAATTGAACAAAATGGAATggggagaagaagatgaaagatACAAGACTGCTCTTTTGCTATTTGGTGAAAGTGCTGATGTTCGAAAAGTTTGGTTACGACTTTCGCATACTAGTTGTGAGTCGTGGGTGATGGGTGCGGGTAGGAAGTATGGTTACCTTTGATGGGTGCCGGTAGAAAAGTTTGGTTACT is a window of Lactuca sativa cultivar Salinas chromosome 1, Lsat_Salinas_v11, whole genome shotgun sequence DNA encoding:
- the LOC111913608 gene encoding L10-interacting MYB domain-containing protein-like, with the translated sequence MLMLVWTESEDKTFLDACIHELTTNGREGSGLKASSWKTVREKLINEHGKEVDQKQMRNHFDYYKSKYVAWVKLKNKTGNIYDPIKNKFNLTDEQWKEEGKLNKYVLSLKTRPLLFPDLCTQLFEGSTSNGFQSWGPSSTVPRPVEEFSVHDFDDDVPMETSTQHVGVSEESSGRSKNTKVGGNKRVGGKKRYARALEVEEEIVKLARSLVEKNERIEKSEMDKDVDACMEKLNKMEWGEEDERYKTALLLFGESADVRKVWLRLSHTSCESWVMGAGRKYGYL